In Paenibacillus durus, the DNA window GCCGTTCTCTTCGTAGGCGCGGGTGATGCGTTCGTCTACCCAGGTTGGCGTATGAATCGCATTGGTGATGGCAATGATCGGCGAGCGGCCGGGAACTTCCTTCCACATTTTGTTCGCGGTCTCGGCATGGAGTTTGGCAACCCCGTTGGAAATGCGCGAGAGACGCAGACCGGCGACGGTCATGTTGAACGGTTCTCCGCCAATACGCTCCATCTGGCTGCGGGTCAGTCCGTTGAAGGCACCCATATACTCCAGACGGCTCAGCGGATGGGATTCGTTGCCTTCTTTGATCGGGGTATGCGTGGTGAACACAACCTCCTGCCGGGTCGCTTTCCAGGCTTCTTCAAAGGTGGCGCCTCCGGCCATTTTTTCGCGGATCAGTTCAACCGCCGCCAGGGCGGCATGCCCTTCGTTAAAATGATACACATCCACCGGGATTTCCAGCGCCCGCAGGGCTTTTACCCCGCCGATACCGAGCACGATTTCCTGAGCGATCCGTTCTTCCCCGAACCAGCCGTAGAGCTGGCCTGTAATCCATGCGTCGGCATTCTCCGGTATGTCCGTGTCCAGCAGATAGAGCGGATTATTGCCAAAATGCTCCGTCTTCCAAACCTTGCAGATTACGTCTAGGCCGCGGATCTTGACAGTCACATTTACGCCGGTATCTTCGAGAAAATCATACACATAATTGTGGTAGGAGTCATACGGATTGCCGTTCGCGTCGATCCTCTGGTCGGTATAGCCCTGCTTCCATTTCAGGCCGATGGGAATGATCGGGACATTGATATCTTTGGCGCCCTTGATGTAATCGCCTGCCAGAATTCCAAGCCCTCCGGCGTACATTTTGAAATCGGAATGCAGCCCGTACTCCATGCTGAAATAAGCGACTGACGGTAAGTTCTTCTCATTCAAGCGGATAAGCCTCCCTAATCTTCGGATTAGATTGAATTGCAGCGAATTCTTGCGGCTGTATCGTAGATGCAAACGTTTGACTCAGTAAAACGTGAATCGCTAGAGTTGAAAACGATTTCAGGTATATTTTAACATAAATAAACCGCGTGTGTAACAACGTTTTTGTAAGAGATGTCAGCAGGGGCCCCAGCCGGGCAACCGATTCCACATAAATGAAATGACGGACCGAAGAGTAAGCCTTGGTCCGCCTTTTATGGTTAGACATGCTTATGCGTTTTTAGAAAAAATTTCTTTCCATAATTGATGGCGAAATTCCGGAACTCCGTGGCGGCGGGAGATAAATAGCGGTTGCGGACGCTCGCGACGTAAATAAAGCGTTCGTATGACGGGTTGCTGATATTGAGAACATCCACATCAAAATGGGAAAGGGCGGATATACGGGGCATCACCGCTATGCCGTATCCTACCGATACAAGACCCGCCATGGCGGTGTCCTCTTCAATCTCGCATACGATGTTTGGTCTTGCGCCCACCTTGGCGAACAAGCTGTCGATGATCGGCCGCAGCCCGCTCTTTGGATTAAAATAAACCATAGGATAGGAAGCCGTCTCCTTAAGATCGATACTGCCCAATTCAGATAACGGATGATTCTTGGGCGTGATGACGACCAGTTCTTGCTCGGCCATTGGGATAAACTCGATTTCGGGTTCATGTTCCATATAAGAGCAGAAGGCGATGTCGTAATGGTCGTCCTTTAAGCCTTGTATGATATTTTTCGTATTTCCCTGATGGAAAGTGAAGGACATTTTCTTATGGTCATCCAGCAAGGAAAAAGACTGCACCAGGGCGGGTACGAAATGAGCGCCAAGCGTGTAGATAAAAGCAAGATCGATCACCCCGCTGGATGGGCTGGTCAGCTCGCGGACCTTCTTCTCGCCTTTCTCCAATTCGTCCAGAGCGCGGTTAACATAGCTAAGGAAGAGCTTGCCGTACTTGGTTAGCCGGATATTCCGTCCCTGCTTCTCAAAAAGATAGGTTCCCAGTTCCTTCTCAAGCTCCGATATGGCATGGCTGAGGCTTGGCTGGGTAATGGATAATTTGATTGCCGCCTGTGTGATATGTTCCGTTTCGGCAATTACCCGGAAATACTGCAGATGCCGTAAGTTCATGTCGTACACCCCTTTATATATAGATAAATTCTATGGAAAAAGCTTAAAATATGAATTAGATTTATAATAACACGTCCTCTATAATAGGCATGTGAAGATTTTCACTTGTGCGTATAAGCTTATTATTATGGAGGGGACAACATGTATCAACATCTTTTTTCGCCGCTGACCGTTAAAAGCATGACGATAAAGAATCGCATTGTAATGCCGCCGATGGGTACGAACTACGGTGATCCGAACGGTGAGTTTACCGAGGATCATATGAAATATTATGAGCGTCGGGCAAAAGGCGGCGTTGGACTCATTATTGTGGAAAATGCATGTCTTCAGTTCCCGATGGGCTCCAATGGAACGACGCAGATCCGCATCGACCACGACCGCTACATTCCGGGCATGTACAGATTGACCGAGAAGCTGCACAAGTACGGCGCCTGCGTCGCGCTGCAAATCAACCATGCCGGGGCTTCCGCAGTGCCTGAACGGATTGGCGGCCAGCCGGTATCTTCTTCCAACATACCTTCGAAGACAGGGGGAGCGGTTCCCCGCCCGCTGGAGAAGGACGAAATTCAGGGTATCGTCGAGCAATACGGCAAAGCGGCGAAACGTGTGGTCGCAGCGGGCTTCGACGCGATTGAAATCCATGCCGGACATTCGTATCTTCTCTGCCAATTTCTGTCGCCGGTCTATAACAAGCGGACTGACGAGTTCGGCGGAAGCTTTGAGAACAGAGCGAGATTTGCGCGAATGGTTATCGACCGGATCAGAAAGGAAGTAGGGCCTTTCTTCCCGATCATGATGCGCTTCAGCGCGGACGAGTTTATCCAAGGCGGCAATACACTGGAAGATACGCTGCAAATTCTCGAGTTCTTGAATGATGAAGTCGATATCTTCAACGTTTCTGCGGCGCTGAACGATTCCCTGCAATATCAGATCGACCAAATGAATCTGCCGGACGGCTGGCGCGCCTATCTGTCCAAAGCGGTCAGAGACAAATTCGGCAAGCCGACCATTGCCACCGGCAACTTCCGCGATCCGGCCGTACTGGAGAAGACGCTTGCAGACGGCGGCGCGGACCTGATTGGTATCGGCCGCGGACTGATCGCCGACCCGGATTGGGTGGGCAAGGTGCAGACCGGACATGAAGAAATGATTCGCAAGTGCATCTCCTGCAACATTGGCTGCGCCGGACACCGGATCGCGCTGAACCGTCCGATCCGCTGCACAATCAATCCTGAAGTCATTCACGGCGAGGATTACAAAGAACATAAGGTAATCCGCCAGACCAATGTTGTCGTCATCGGCGGCGGCACCGCTGGCCTTGAAGCGGCCTGCACGGCTGCCGAGGTGGGCTGCACCACATTCCTGTTCGAGCAAAGACCGCGTGTAGGCGGGCTTGCACGTGAAATCGCCAAGCTCCCGGATAAGAAAAGAATCGTTGATTTCCCGAATTATCTGGAAAAGAGAAGCCAACAGCTGAAAAATCTGATTACCTTCACCAACACGAAAGCCGACGCGCAGCTTATTGAAAACTTCAAGCCGGATGTTATTATTAATGCTACCGGTTCGAAGCCCCTCCTGCCGCCGATTGCCGGACTGCTTGGACATATCGACAAGGAAGGCGAGAACATTCTCTCCATCTTCGGCCTGCTGCGCCGCGTCGATGAATTCTCAGCTATGGATCTGGAAGGCAAAAAAATTGTCGTTATCGGCGGCGGAGCCGTTGGCCTGGACGTTGTGGAATTTTTCGCGGAACGCAAAGCCGAGGTTACGATCGTCGAACGTCTGCCGGAGCTTGGCAGAGACCTGGACCTGATCACCAAGCTGTCCATGATGCAGATGATCAAGGACAAGAATGTATCCGTCCATACGCATACTGCCCTGGTGGAAGTGGCGGGAGATCATTTCAAAGTCAATTATGAGGGCGAGGACAAAAATTTTGCGTTTGACTACGGCTTTGTCTGCCTGGGCATGAAACCGGAGAATCCCGGTCTTGCGGAACTGCAGAGTCATTTTCTGCAGCGGAATGTCGAGGTTGTAAATATCGGCGACAGCTTCAGAACCCGTAAAATTCTCGATGGCATCCGCGAAGGACGCAATATTATTTCGACCTTGGAAAAAATCGGCGCATTGTAATCCGCAGCGCTATTTAAGGAGAGAACACTCCTTGACAATAGATCAATTGACAACGAAGGGAAGTATTAAAAAGATGGCAGAGCGCATTACAGGTTATACACAGCTTATAGGTTTGCTGGGAACTCCGATTGCCCACAGCTTGTCCCCAACTATGCACAACGAAGCTTTTGCTAAACTTGGACTTGACTACGCATATATGGCCTTTGGCGTCGGCAACGAACAGCTGCCTGATGTCATCAAGGGCTTCCGGGCACTGGGTCTTCGCGGCTTTAACGTTACCATGCCGAATAAATCGCTGGTGCTGGACTATCTCGACAAGCTGTCTCCAGCCGCTGAGCTGGCGGGCTCGGTGAACACTGTTGTTAACGAGGACGGTGTTCTGACCGGCCATATCACGGACGGCACAGGATACATGCGCGCGCTTAAGGAGGAAGGCATTAATGTAATCGGCGAGAAGATGACGATTGCCGGCGGCGGCGGAGCTGCTACAGCGATCTGTATTCAAGCCGCTCTTGATGGAGTAAAGGAGATATCCATCTTCAATAAGAAGGATAAGTTCTATCCCCGCGCCGAAGCGACCGTGGAGAAAATCCGCTCCAAGACCGACTGTAAAGTGCAGCTGTTCGATGTTGACGATCAGGAAGCGCTCCGGCGGGAAATTGCGGACAGCGTCATTTTTACCAACGCTACAGGCGTAGGGATGAAGCCGCTTGAAGATCAATGCCTCATTTCCGATCCTTCAATGCTGCGTCCGGATTTGGTGGTATCCGACGTCGTGTATATTCCGAAGAAGACCAAACTGCTCGAAATGGCCGAAGCCAGAGGCTGCCGCACAATCAACGGTCTGGGCATGATGCTGTGGCAGGGAGCCAGAGCCTTCGAAATCTGGACGGGCAAAGAAATGCCTGTCGGCTATATCAAAGAGCTGCTGTTTTAGAGCTTCAGGCTTAATTGGTTCGCAGTGAAAAAAGTAACTATTTATAAATTCCTTATGTGGAAATAAGAATGGATGGAACTCGGATGAAAAATAAATATATGCCGACAGCAATTTCTCTGTATATCAACTACTTTGTGCATGGGATGGGCGCCATTATTATGGCGCAGAATATGGATTACTTAACCAAACAGCTTCATACGGACACTACCGGCGTTGCTTATGTCATTTCGGCGCTCGGCATTGGCCGGCTGCTTGTGCTCTTTGTATCCGGCGTGTTGTCCGATAAATTCGGACGGAAGCCGTTCGTGTTTACCGGAATGGCGATTTACGCGCTGTTCTTCGCCGGTATTTTGATAGCTCCCAATGTGTCCGTCGCCTTTATTTTCGCCTTGCTCGCGGGGATGGCTAACTCGATATTGGATTCCGGAACATACCCTGCTCTGATGGAATCCTTTCCAGAAACGCCGGGTACAGCCAATGTTATCATTAAGGCTTTCATTTCCGCCGGACAGTTCGCGCTGCCGCTGATTATCAGCATGCTGATCTCTAATGATCTATATTACGGATATTCGTTCCTGCTGTGCATCGTGATCTTTATCGTGAACGGGCTGGTGCTATCTCGTCTTAAGTTCCCGGATCATAAAGTCCAGGCGGCTTCGGCAGCCTCATCTGAAAGCAGCAGCGACAGCAAATTCAGAAACAAACCGAATTTTTGGATTGAGGGAATCTGCCTGATTCTAATCGGGTATACCGCAACAGCTACTTTTTATCTGATTTCCGTCTGGCTTCCCAAATACGGCGAACAGGTCGTACAGATGTCCAAGACGTCGTCGCTTCAATTAATCAGTTATTACAGTATCGGATCACTTCTGGCAGTATTCGTCACGTCTTATCTTGTCAAAAGCCTGGTTCGTCCCGTGACTTTCGTGCTGCTGTATCCGTTCATTTCTTTTGTGGCGCTGCTGGTGCTCTGGCAGGTAAGAACTCCGCTTGTCTGCGTTATTTCTGCCTTTGTGATCGGGTTCTCGGCTGCGGGCGGGGTGCTTCAGCTGGCGTTGACTACGATGTCCGAACTGTTTCCAAGCAGCAAGGGGAAAATTACAGGTATCGTCTATACGGCATCCAGTCTGGCTACGTTCTCCATCCCGGTGATTACCGGTATTTTGTCTAAGACGAGTATCAGCAATATCATCCTGTTTGATGCAATCGTTACATTCGTCGGCGTCCTGCTGGCTATAATCGTAAATATGCGGTACCGTAGAGTTATTAATCCGGTTTCTGCTGGGGTTCAAGCTTAAGTGTTATGAGAATGAGTAAGGAGTGAAGTCAATGACCAGCACGGTTAAGGTTAAACAAGTCACCATCGGTGAGGGAATGCCGAAGATTTGCGTTCCGATGGTCGGAGCAACAACAGCGGAGTTGAAAGAAGAAGCCGAAGCGCTAAAATCACTGGATCTCGATGTGGTGGAATGGCGGGTAGATTTCTTCGATCAGGTTGAAAATATTGAAGCGGTCAAAGCTGCCCTTGCCGATATCCGCAATATAATTCCGGACCTCCCGCTCGTCTTTACATTCCGAAGCGCCAAAGAAGGCGGGGAAAAAGAGATTACCACAGAATATTATGCGGAACTGAACCGGGCGGCCGCTGCTACGGGTCTGGCCGATATTATCGACGTCGAGCTGTTTACCGGTGACGATACCGTAAAACCGCTGGTTGATTATGCGCATCAGCAGGGCGCCTACGTCATTATTTCCAATCATGATTTCCATAAGACGCCGCCTAAAGCGGAGATTGTTTCGCGCCTGGAAAAGGCTCGGGAGCTTGGCGGAGATTTGCCTAAGATCGCATTGATGCCGGCTGACGCCGGGGATGTGCTAACTCTGATTGAAGCAACTTATACAATGAAGGAAAAATACCCGGATTGCCCGGTTATAACGATGTCGATGGCGGGAAAAGGCATGATCAGCCGGATTGCCGGAGAGGTATTCGGCTCCGCTCTAACCTTCGGATCGGCGAAAAAGGCGTCGGCGCCAGGGCAGATTCCGGTGTCCGAGCTGCGTACTGCTCTGGAACTGGTGCATCGCAGCCTTTAATCCGGCAGGACGGGAATCCTTACACATGAAAAGAACCCATTATCCGTTAATAAGGTAATGGGTTCTTGTATTTTCTCAGACAACCGCCGCTAGCTATACAGCTCCCAGCCGAGCTTGAGCGTATCGATAATGTGGTCCGCTATTTCTTCGGGGTCAAGCGAGTCGGTAGAGACTTTGGAATTATTGGTTTCGTAAATGGCCTGCCGGCTGTAGAACAGCTGCTCAATCTCCTCCAGCGTCTTGTTCTGCAGCACCGGGCGGCTGTCCATAATGAGCTGCAGCCGGTCTTTCCAGGAATCCCAGCTTAAATCGAGATAGAAGACGATGGAGTTGGCCAGGCAGACCTGCTTGATTTCCTCTTGGAGAAAGGAACCCCCGCCCAGAGAAATAATCTTCAGCCGGGTGGTGGTGCACAGCTTGGTAATGAATTCTTTTTCCATCTGTCTGAAGGCTTTCTCACCCATCGATTCAAAGATCTTTGATACCGGCATGCCGTGAAGCTTCTCGATTTCCTGATCTATATCGATAAAATCGCGGTACAGCTTGTCGGAGAGCTGTCGTCCGATTGTCGTTTTGCCGACGCCCATAAAGCCGATAAGCACAATATTCTTTTCCCGTAAAGGTATATCATTGTTAATTTGCAAGCCCATTCATTCCACTCCTTACTGCATGGAAGCTGATAATTTTTACATAAACTAACTGCCGCTTTAAATGAATAAATTCATTATAAGGTCCACAGAAACTTACAGCAAGATAATGTGAATTTGTTCACCAACCGGTCACTGAAAAAGAGAGGCACAGGGGCGCCCCTGTACCTCTCATGCACGGTGGAATCATTTAGTTTCGCTTTGCTGTGTAGATGAGTACGGCGTCTCTGAGGAAAAGAGCAAGACCGGGTGTATGCTTATCATAGTAAGCGGTGAAGCGTTCGTCGTCGACGTACATCTGCGTGATTCCCGCATGGGCTTCCGGGGAATATGTGCCCCAGTGCGACGTCAGCCACTGCCGGTGAAGATCGGCAGCATGCTGCGCCGGTTCGCTGGCGGGATCGCCGGTCTTCATGCCTTCCGCAAGTGAAGCGAACATCTCCTGTTCCACCTGTTGAATGGCCTTGAATTGTTCCTCCGTCATGTTGAGAAGCTGTTTATTGGACCGGTCAACGGCTTCGTCGCCGTATTTCTCGCGCACTTCCTTGCCATAGGCCTGCTCGTTATCGTCAATCAGCTTTTGCTTGAAGCCTGCAAATTTCTCGGTATCGCTCATTGTAATCCTTCCTTCCTTGCCGGCCAGCGTCTTCTCTACATTCGAGATCAGCAGGTCGAGCTGTTTTCTTTTCTCCAGCAGCTTGCCATGATGCTCCTTCAGCGCTTTCGTTCCGTCGAACGAGGGCGAGGTCACGATTGCCTTGATGTTCTCCAGACTGAGGCCCAGCTCGCGGTAAAATAAAATCTGCTGCAGCAGATCGACCTCGGGCCGGCCATAAATGCGGTAGCCGGAGGAGTTAATTCGGGCCGGTCTCAAAATCCCGAACTCATCGTAATAACGCAGCGTGCGCGCGCTGATTCCCGCAAGTAATGCGAGCTTTTGCACTGTGTATTCCGTGGGTGGCACCTCCTCACAAGCTCAATGTACACCTTTACGCTGCGTTAATGTCAAACGTTTTATTGCCAGCAGAAAAACCCTTGCCGAAGCAAGGGTTATGCCGGAAGGGGAGACGGTTCTCTCATCAGCCTTCGGTGTTCGGATTCGCCGGAGCAGGGCGGGCAGGGAAAGCGCTGGGGGCGGGCATCTTCTCTAGCTCCGTTGCAAAATAGCGCTGAAGCTCTTCAACCTTTCGCGGGTCGTCGAGTGGAATTTTTCCGGCAAAATAATGCTCCATAACCAGTTCCCAGGTAGGGATGATTTTTTGTGACAGTATCGCTTTGATCGCGATCTTGACCGTCTTGCGCTCCCGGGCGTTGGAGAAGGTGTCTTTGTAATATTTCACCTGATCCAGATCAAGCTCGCCGAAGAGTGCGCGGAAAATGTCCGACGTCATGCGCGCATCACCGAGCGCTCGGTGGGCGGAACCGGCGGATTCAAGGCCCAGAAGCTCCATAGCGCCTTCCACGCTGATATCATTCTTCAGTCCCCGGGCGCGCAGGAGACCTTTCAGCAGATCGTAGTAAGGCGTCTTCATCCAGTAGGTGTCGTCCATCTTATGCATGCGGGTATCCTGGACAATGCGCTTCATATCCTCCCCGCCCCAAGTCAGCAGCAGCACGCCGTCCGGGCTTTGGTCCAGCCAGCGCCGAAAGGCGGAAATGACTTTGGGAAAGCGGGGGGCAATGTCGATTTCTTCCTGCGGGATGCCCGTTTTTTTCTTAATAAACGAATTTAGAGTGGCAAAATAGACGGGTCTGATCAGCGAAGTAA includes these proteins:
- the aroD gene encoding type I 3-dehydroquinate dehydratase, which encodes MTSTVKVKQVTIGEGMPKICVPMVGATTAELKEEAEALKSLDLDVVEWRVDFFDQVENIEAVKAALADIRNIIPDLPLVFTFRSAKEGGEKEITTEYYAELNRAAAATGLADIIDVELFTGDDTVKPLVDYAHQQGAYVIISNHDFHKTPPKAEIVSRLEKARELGGDLPKIALMPADAGDVLTLIEATYTMKEKYPDCPVITMSMAGKGMISRIAGEVFGSALTFGSAKKASAPGQIPVSELRTALELVHRSL
- a CDS encoding 3'-5' exonuclease, whose protein sequence is MDYIILDIEFNGRKFASEHPMEVIEIGAVRLDASLRPVDEFTSLIRPVYFATLNSFIKKKTGIPQEEIDIAPRFPKVISAFRRWLDQSPDGVLLLTWGGEDMKRIVQDTRMHKMDDTYWMKTPYYDLLKGLLRARGLKNDISVEGAMELLGLESAGSAHRALGDARMTSDIFRALFGELDLDQVKYYKDTFSNARERKTVKIAIKAILSQKIIPTWELVMEHYFAGKIPLDDPRKVEELQRYFATELEKMPAPSAFPARPAPANPNTEG
- a CDS encoding LysR family transcriptional regulator, whose amino-acid sequence is MNLRHLQYFRVIAETEHITQAAIKLSITQPSLSHAISELEKELGTYLFEKQGRNIRLTKYGKLFLSYVNRALDELEKGEKKVRELTSPSSGVIDLAFIYTLGAHFVPALVQSFSLLDDHKKMSFTFHQGNTKNIIQGLKDDHYDIAFCSYMEHEPEIEFIPMAEQELVVITPKNHPLSELGSIDLKETASYPMVYFNPKSGLRPIIDSLFAKVGARPNIVCEIEEDTAMAGLVSVGYGIAVMPRISALSHFDVDVLNISNPSYERFIYVASVRNRYLSPAATEFRNFAINYGKKFFLKTHKHV
- a CDS encoding MerR family transcriptional regulator — its product is MQKLALLAGISARTLRYYDEFGILRPARINSSGYRIYGRPEVDLLQQILFYRELGLSLENIKAIVTSPSFDGTKALKEHHGKLLEKRKQLDLLISNVEKTLAGKEGRITMSDTEKFAGFKQKLIDDNEQAYGKEVREKYGDEAVDRSNKQLLNMTEEQFKAIQQVEQEMFASLAEGMKTGDPASEPAQHAADLHRQWLTSHWGTYSPEAHAGITQMYVDDERFTAYYDKHTPGLALFLRDAVLIYTAKRN
- a CDS encoding shikimate kinase produces the protein MQINNDIPLREKNIVLIGFMGVGKTTIGRQLSDKLYRDFIDIDQEIEKLHGMPVSKIFESMGEKAFRQMEKEFITKLCTTTRLKIISLGGGSFLQEEIKQVCLANSIVFYLDLSWDSWKDRLQLIMDSRPVLQNKTLEEIEQLFYSRQAIYETNNSKVSTDSLDPEEIADHIIDTLKLGWELYS
- a CDS encoding NAD(P)/FAD-dependent oxidoreductase: MYQHLFSPLTVKSMTIKNRIVMPPMGTNYGDPNGEFTEDHMKYYERRAKGGVGLIIVENACLQFPMGSNGTTQIRIDHDRYIPGMYRLTEKLHKYGACVALQINHAGASAVPERIGGQPVSSSNIPSKTGGAVPRPLEKDEIQGIVEQYGKAAKRVVAAGFDAIEIHAGHSYLLCQFLSPVYNKRTDEFGGSFENRARFARMVIDRIRKEVGPFFPIMMRFSADEFIQGGNTLEDTLQILEFLNDEVDIFNVSAALNDSLQYQIDQMNLPDGWRAYLSKAVRDKFGKPTIATGNFRDPAVLEKTLADGGADLIGIGRGLIADPDWVGKVQTGHEEMIRKCISCNIGCAGHRIALNRPIRCTINPEVIHGEDYKEHKVIRQTNVVVIGGGTAGLEAACTAAEVGCTTFLFEQRPRVGGLAREIAKLPDKKRIVDFPNYLEKRSQQLKNLITFTNTKADAQLIENFKPDVIINATGSKPLLPPIAGLLGHIDKEGENILSIFGLLRRVDEFSAMDLEGKKIVVIGGGAVGLDVVEFFAERKAEVTIVERLPELGRDLDLITKLSMMQMIKDKNVSVHTHTALVEVAGDHFKVNYEGEDKNFAFDYGFVCLGMKPENPGLAELQSHFLQRNVEVVNIGDSFRTRKILDGIREGRNIISTLEKIGAL
- a CDS encoding shikimate dehydrogenase, with the protein product MAERITGYTQLIGLLGTPIAHSLSPTMHNEAFAKLGLDYAYMAFGVGNEQLPDVIKGFRALGLRGFNVTMPNKSLVLDYLDKLSPAAELAGSVNTVVNEDGVLTGHITDGTGYMRALKEEGINVIGEKMTIAGGGGAATAICIQAALDGVKEISIFNKKDKFYPRAEATVEKIRSKTDCKVQLFDVDDQEALRREIADSVIFTNATGVGMKPLEDQCLISDPSMLRPDLVVSDVVYIPKKTKLLEMAEARGCRTINGLGMMLWQGARAFEIWTGKEMPVGYIKELLF
- the glgP gene encoding alpha-glucan family phosphorylase, whose translation is MNEKNLPSVAYFSMEYGLHSDFKMYAGGLGILAGDYIKGAKDINVPIIPIGLKWKQGYTDQRIDANGNPYDSYHNYVYDFLEDTGVNVTVKIRGLDVICKVWKTEHFGNNPLYLLDTDIPENADAWITGQLYGWFGEERIAQEIVLGIGGVKALRALEIPVDVYHFNEGHAALAAVELIREKMAGGATFEEAWKATRQEVVFTTHTPIKEGNESHPLSRLEYMGAFNGLTRSQMERIGGEPFNMTVAGLRLSRISNGVAKLHAETANKMWKEVPGRSPIIAITNAIHTPTWVDERITRAYEENGDLWSAHAEIKTELIGFIEERSGIRLNEDNLLIGFSRRAAPYKRSDLLFSRPDIIEPYLESGKVQIVFSGKAHPLDDTGKKIVSNLVAMMKKYPKSVVFLENYDMTIGAMLTRGSDVWLNNPRRPLEASGTSGMKAAMNGVLNCSILDGWWPEACIDGENGWQIGDGFETTDFELLDRHDSDALYDTLLQRVLPTYYDNREKWTQMMRRSIETTRTEFATKRMLEEYYAKMYISS
- a CDS encoding MFS transporter produces the protein MKNKYMPTAISLYINYFVHGMGAIIMAQNMDYLTKQLHTDTTGVAYVISALGIGRLLVLFVSGVLSDKFGRKPFVFTGMAIYALFFAGILIAPNVSVAFIFALLAGMANSILDSGTYPALMESFPETPGTANVIIKAFISAGQFALPLIISMLISNDLYYGYSFLLCIVIFIVNGLVLSRLKFPDHKVQAASAASSESSSDSKFRNKPNFWIEGICLILIGYTATATFYLISVWLPKYGEQVVQMSKTSSLQLISYYSIGSLLAVFVTSYLVKSLVRPVTFVLLYPFISFVALLVLWQVRTPLVCVISAFVIGFSAAGGVLQLALTTMSELFPSSKGKITGIVYTASSLATFSIPVITGILSKTSISNIILFDAIVTFVGVLLAIIVNMRYRRVINPVSAGVQA